One region of Arvicola amphibius chromosome 3, mArvAmp1.2, whole genome shotgun sequence genomic DNA includes:
- the Basp1 gene encoding brain acid soluble protein 1 — translation MGGKLSKKKKGYNVNDEKAKDKDKKAEGAGTEEEGTAKESEPQAAADAAEVKESAEEKPKDAADGEAKAEEKEGDKAAAAKEEAPKAEPEKSEGAAEEQQPEPAPAPEQEAAAPGPAAGGEVPKAGDTAGTESTGAAEEEGEAKKTEAPAGGPEAKSDAAPASDSKPSSADGAPSSKETAAASEAPSSTAKATAPAAPPAATTEPQAEAPAAPAASSEQSVAVKE, via the coding sequence ATGGGAGGCAAGCTGAGCAAGAAGAAGAAGGGCTACAATGTGAACGACGAGAAAGCCAAGGACAAAGACAAGAAGGCTGAAGGCGCGGGCACCGAGGAGGAGGGGACCGCGAAGGAGAGCGAGCCCCAGGCGGCCGCCGACGCCGCCGAGGTCAAGGAGAGCGCGGAGGAGAAGCCCAAGGACGCGGCGGACGGCGAGGCCAAGGCGGAGGAGAAGGAGGGCGACAAGGCGGCGGCGGCCAAGGAGGAGGCGCCCAAGGCCGAGCCCGAGAAAAGCGAGGGCGCCGCGGAGGAGCAGCAGCCCGAGCCCGCGCCGGCGCCCGAGCAAGAGGCGGCCGCGCCCGGGCCCGCTGCGGGCGGCGAGGTCCCCAAGGCCGGCGACACCGCGGGCACCGAGAGCACGGGCGCCGCTGAGGAGGAGGGCGAGGCCAAAAAGACTGAGGCTCCCGCCGGCGGCCCCGAGGCGAAAAGCGACGCAGCCCCGGCTTCAGACTCTAAACCTAGTAGCGCCGATGGCGCACCCTCGTCCAAGGAGACGGCCGCGGCCTCGGAGGCGCCCAGTTCCACGGCCAAGGCCACCGCGCCCGCTGCGCCCCCCGCCGCCACCACCGAGCCGCAGGCCGAGGCCCCCGCCGCCCCTGCGGCCAGCTCTGAGCAAAGCGTGGCCGTCAAAGAGTAA